The following proteins are co-located in the Paludibaculum fermentans genome:
- a CDS encoding thioredoxin domain-containing protein, with the protein MKRWALRIGLAILAIYVVFLGVMYAAMTNSPMDFSRFMMVLPMPLMYATPFPPMWAKARAGTVKPGDLAPDFTLERQDHQGRVRLSELRGSRPVVLVFGSYT; encoded by the coding sequence ATGAAGCGCTGGGCATTGCGGATCGGGCTGGCCATTCTCGCAATCTACGTCGTCTTCCTGGGCGTCATGTACGCGGCGATGACGAACTCGCCCATGGACTTCAGCCGCTTCATGATGGTGCTGCCGATGCCCCTGATGTACGCAACGCCCTTTCCGCCCATGTGGGCGAAGGCGCGGGCGGGTACGGTGAAGCCGGGCGACCTGGCTCCGGACTTCACGCTGGAACGGCAGGATCACCAGGGGCGCGTGCGCTTGTCGGAGCTGCGCGGTTCCCGGCCTGTGGTCCTGGTGTTCGGGAGCTACACTTGA
- a CDS encoding sigma-54-dependent transcriptional regulator, translating into MNSGKLLIVDDDIVVRDSLGKWFESEGFDVTIAPGAPAALEILSRERFDLALVDIKMPGVDGIELQARLKEIDQDMPVVIMTGYASVETAVRALKNGAYDYITKPFDPDELVHLVSNAISHRTATREVVRLRENLKQIFPDTQLIGQSASMKRVMELVETVAPTDATVLITGESGTGKEVVARAIHAASPRRFNPMVVIHCGALTESLLESELFGHERGAFTGAQARKKGKFEVADGGTVFLDEISDISLHVQTDLLRVLQQKEIVRVGDTQQIKVDFRAIAATNKSLEQLVEERLFRPDLYYRLNVFAIDIPPVRSRREDIPLLVDHFLQKFAGQMNRPVQRLSPRALEVLMDYNWPGNVREMENAIERAMLINRETELRPEDFPFQSHPSLLSGAVGQRLEDIEKTHIEKMLQETNWNLSKTARILDIDRTTLYNKIKRYGLRDAAPK; encoded by the coding sequence ATGAATAGCGGGAAACTTCTCATCGTCGACGACGACATCGTCGTACGCGACTCTCTCGGGAAGTGGTTTGAGAGCGAAGGCTTCGACGTCACCATCGCTCCGGGCGCTCCCGCCGCGCTGGAGATCCTCAGCCGCGAACGCTTCGACCTGGCCCTCGTCGACATCAAGATGCCCGGAGTGGATGGTATCGAACTGCAGGCCCGCCTCAAGGAGATCGACCAGGACATGCCTGTCGTCATCATGACGGGCTACGCGTCGGTCGAGACGGCTGTCCGCGCCCTCAAGAACGGCGCCTACGATTACATTACAAAGCCCTTCGACCCGGACGAACTCGTTCACCTGGTTTCGAACGCCATCTCGCACCGCACCGCCACCCGGGAAGTCGTCCGCCTGCGCGAGAACCTGAAGCAGATCTTTCCCGATACCCAGCTGATCGGCCAGAGCGCGTCGATGAAGCGTGTGATGGAACTGGTGGAGACCGTGGCGCCCACCGATGCCACCGTGCTCATCACAGGCGAAAGCGGCACGGGCAAGGAAGTGGTGGCCCGCGCGATCCACGCCGCCAGCCCGCGGCGGTTCAACCCGATGGTGGTGATCCACTGCGGAGCGTTGACTGAGTCCCTGCTCGAGAGTGAGCTCTTCGGCCACGAACGTGGAGCCTTCACCGGAGCCCAGGCCCGGAAGAAAGGCAAGTTTGAAGTGGCCGATGGCGGAACTGTCTTCCTGGACGAAATCTCGGACATCAGCCTGCACGTGCAGACGGACCTGTTGCGCGTCCTGCAACAGAAGGAGATTGTCCGAGTCGGCGACACGCAGCAGATCAAGGTGGACTTCCGGGCCATTGCAGCCACCAACAAGAGTCTCGAGCAACTGGTGGAAGAGCGGCTGTTCCGGCCTGACCTTTACTACCGCCTGAACGTCTTTGCCATCGATATCCCACCCGTGCGTTCACGCCGCGAGGACATCCCGCTGCTGGTGGACCATTTCCTGCAGAAGTTCGCGGGCCAGATGAACCGGCCGGTGCAGCGGCTGTCGCCCCGCGCCCTGGAAGTCCTGATGGACTACAACTGGCCCGGCAACGTGCGTGAAATGGAGAATGCGATTGAGCGCGCCATGCTCATCAATCGCGAAACAGAGCTGCGGCCGGAGGACTTCCCGTTCCAGTCCCATCCCTCCCTGCTCAGCGGGGCCGTCGGACAGCGCCTGGAAGACATCGAGAAGACGCACATCGAGAAGATGCTGCAGGAGACGAACTGGAACCTCTCCAAGACGGCACGCATCCTCGACATTGACCGCACGACGCTCTACAACAAGATCAAGCGTTATGGACTGAGAGACGCCGCGCCCAAGTGA
- a CDS encoding vWA domain-containing protein, with amino-acid sequence MKKIRYGRFEETDLGLSAEDLMQMLGDLMLDSGFDGWRELTMEELREALKRALEEKGEFDKESIERALDGLLAKLEEEGYLNQEDDPEKPVKVEITDKAIDFLGFKTLKDLMGALGRSSFGAHETRDLSTGVESSGSSKKWEFGDTLNLDASATLFSALQREGLKLPLEIEYDDLHVHQSEYQSSCATVLMLDCSHSMILYGEDRFTPAKRVALALSHLIRTQFPGDSLRLVLFHDSAEEVRLGELARVQVGPYYTNTRDGLILAQRILASEKKDMKQIVMITDGKPSALTLDDGRIYKNPMGLDPLVLSKTLEEVGRCKRAGILINTFMLASDYSLVQFVQKVTEMCKGKAYFTTPYNLGQYLLMDFLNRKTRTIH; translated from the coding sequence ATGAAAAAAATACGCTACGGACGCTTCGAAGAAACAGACCTGGGCCTTTCGGCCGAGGATCTGATGCAGATGTTGGGCGACCTGATGCTGGACAGCGGCTTCGACGGCTGGCGCGAGTTGACGATGGAGGAGCTGCGCGAAGCCTTGAAGCGGGCACTGGAAGAGAAAGGCGAATTCGATAAGGAGAGCATCGAGCGCGCCTTGGACGGGCTGCTGGCCAAGCTGGAAGAAGAAGGGTATCTGAATCAGGAAGATGACCCGGAGAAGCCGGTGAAGGTGGAGATCACCGACAAGGCCATCGACTTCCTGGGCTTCAAGACGCTGAAGGACCTGATGGGCGCGCTGGGGCGGTCATCGTTCGGGGCGCATGAGACTCGCGACTTGTCGACGGGCGTGGAGTCCAGCGGGTCGTCCAAGAAGTGGGAGTTCGGCGACACCCTGAACCTGGACGCCAGCGCCACCCTGTTCTCCGCCTTGCAGCGCGAGGGCTTGAAGCTGCCGCTCGAGATCGAGTACGACGACCTGCACGTGCACCAGAGTGAGTATCAGAGCTCGTGTGCGACTGTGCTGATGCTGGATTGCAGCCATTCGATGATCCTCTATGGAGAGGACCGTTTCACACCGGCGAAGCGCGTAGCGCTGGCGCTGTCGCACCTGATCCGCACACAGTTCCCGGGCGACTCGCTGAGGCTGGTGCTGTTCCACGATTCAGCGGAGGAGGTGCGGCTGGGCGAACTGGCTCGCGTCCAGGTGGGTCCTTACTATACGAACACGCGGGACGGCCTGATTCTGGCGCAGCGCATCCTGGCGTCGGAAAAGAAGGACATGAAGCAGATCGTGATGATCACGGACGGCAAGCCTTCGGCCCTGACGCTGGACGACGGGCGCATTTACAAGAACCCGATGGGCCTGGATCCGCTGGTGCTGAGCAAGACGCTGGAAGAGGTGGGCCGCTGCAAGCGGGCCGGGATCCTGATCAACACCTTCATGCTGGCCAGCGACTACTCGCTGGTGCAGTTCGTCCAGAAGGTGACTGAGATGTGCAAGGGCAAGGCCTATTTCACGACGCCCTACAATCTGGGCCAGTACCTGCTGATGGACTTCCTGAACCGCAAAACACGCACCATTCACTGA
- a CDS encoding archaemetzincin: MILAIHLVPLSLASGEGLPPLSVLDRLAAATARAMAVSCRVETEPITIDYAFDAYRMQAWSTPVLARLHERKPPAGTVVLGVTALDLYVPVLTFVFGEAQLGGPAAIVSTHRLRDEYYGLPPREEAVSQRLFKELLHEVGHTQGLRHCTDWRCVMSSAHTVERIDVRQAAYCRPCAEAFSR, translated from the coding sequence GTGATCTTAGCCATCCACCTCGTCCCGCTTTCCCTGGCGAGTGGCGAGGGGTTGCCGCCGCTCTCGGTACTCGACCGCCTGGCCGCCGCCACGGCGCGCGCCATGGCCGTCTCCTGCCGGGTCGAGACCGAACCCATTACCATCGATTACGCGTTCGACGCCTATCGCATGCAGGCATGGTCCACGCCGGTGCTGGCGCGCCTGCACGAGCGCAAGCCGCCCGCGGGCACAGTGGTGCTGGGTGTGACCGCGCTCGATCTCTACGTGCCTGTGCTGACGTTTGTATTCGGTGAGGCGCAACTGGGCGGACCGGCAGCGATTGTCTCGACCCACCGCCTGCGTGATGAGTATTACGGCCTCCCGCCCAGGGAAGAGGCGGTTTCCCAGCGCCTCTTCAAGGAGCTATTGCACGAGGTCGGTCATACCCAAGGCCTGCGGCACTGCACGGATTGGCGCTGCGTGATGTCGTCCGCCCATACCGTGGAACGCATCGATGTGCGCCAGGCGGCCTACTGCCGGCCCTGCGCCGAGGCGTTCAGCCGCTGA
- a CDS encoding glycine cleavage system protein H, whose amino-acid sequence MTVLLVIVTFAVFIAVDMILNRKRVPALAMAEEPQAAASAVDEEILSGFRVPATLRYHPGHTWLHRERKNVHRVGADEFAAILAGPVDRIELPKPGHWVRQGQKVISLYRGEDKIEMISPVEGEVVEVNVELANNPHLLREDPYGQGWLMSVFAPDEEGPTRNLLPANLLSSWMKEAAEGFFGLQPQLAGVTAADGGRPSKDATANLPVDAWHKAAKQYLLS is encoded by the coding sequence TCATCGCTGTTGACATGATTCTGAACCGCAAGCGCGTTCCGGCGCTGGCCATGGCTGAAGAGCCCCAGGCCGCGGCTTCCGCAGTGGATGAGGAAATCCTGAGTGGATTCCGTGTTCCGGCCACCCTCCGTTATCACCCCGGCCACACCTGGCTGCACCGCGAACGTAAGAACGTCCACCGCGTCGGCGCCGACGAGTTTGCCGCCATTCTGGCCGGCCCCGTCGACCGCATTGAACTGCCGAAGCCGGGCCATTGGGTTCGTCAGGGACAGAAGGTGATCTCGCTCTATCGCGGCGAAGACAAGATTGAGATGATCTCGCCCGTCGAAGGCGAAGTCGTGGAAGTGAACGTTGAACTGGCCAACAACCCGCATCTGCTGCGCGAAGACCCCTACGGCCAGGGCTGGCTCATGTCCGTGTTCGCCCCTGACGAAGAAGGCCCCACCCGCAACCTGCTGCCCGCTAACCTGCTTTCGTCCTGGATGAAGGAAGCGGCCGAGGGTTTCTTCGGACTGCAACCGCAACTCGCCGGTGTGACCGCGGCTGACGGCGGCCGCCCGTCGAAAGACGCCACAGCCAATCTTCCTGTCGATGCATGGCACAAGGCCGCCAAACAGTACCTCTTGAGTTAA
- a CDS encoding sensor histidine kinase: MTQHAIQLPRFGLAAKLAGCLLAAVIVCFTLFAYVLQRLEQKHLEALVSLSAERISDVVHSSAWQAMLHNDREMLYSMIRDIGREPGIRKLRIINEEGQVRHSTDPKEIGSMVDKGAESCYACHAQSRPLTKLARHDRARIFTGADGRRTLAVIRPIENATECSNAACHAHPAERRILGVIDAHLALDAVDAQLAEHRTQAYSFTTATAFFACLLSIGFVWWFVHRPMRELMVGTLNLAQGHFDHRIEVHSTDEMGVLATSFNEMAAELEEAHSELTRWAHTLETRVQQKTAELETAHKGLIHTEKMASLGRLAATVAHEVNNPLFGMLTYARLTLKDLRKPDLDEATRQRMTESLQVIERESRRCGELMKNLLAFARQSPPQRAPVQVNMVVERAVTLIAHQLDLAQTVLIKELDPSLPEVQCDAGQIQQVLIVLVVNASEALGKGGEIRVITEAAPAGQGIVLRVKDNGPGIPSTIQQQIFEPFFSTKDNQHRTGLGLAVAKGIVDRHGGTLAVQSLPGQGAEFIVHLPLCAPAETPGGPAPAARTADPTSQGTNV, from the coding sequence TTGACTCAGCACGCCATCCAGTTGCCCCGCTTTGGTCTCGCAGCCAAACTGGCGGGGTGTCTGCTGGCCGCCGTAATCGTCTGTTTTACCCTCTTTGCTTACGTACTCCAGCGCCTCGAGCAGAAACATCTCGAGGCGCTGGTGTCGCTTTCCGCTGAACGCATCTCCGACGTAGTGCACTCCTCCGCCTGGCAGGCGATGCTCCACAACGACCGCGAGATGCTCTACTCGATGATCCGCGACATCGGCCGTGAACCGGGCATTCGCAAGCTCCGCATCATCAACGAGGAAGGGCAGGTGCGCCACTCCACCGATCCAAAGGAGATCGGGAGCATGGTGGATAAGGGCGCCGAGAGCTGTTACGCCTGTCACGCGCAATCCCGTCCGCTCACCAAGTTGGCCCGCCACGACCGGGCGCGCATCTTCACCGGCGCCGATGGCCGCCGCACCCTCGCCGTCATCCGCCCCATCGAAAACGCCACGGAATGCTCCAACGCCGCCTGCCACGCGCACCCGGCCGAACGCCGCATCCTGGGCGTGATCGATGCCCACCTGGCGCTGGACGCCGTCGACGCGCAACTCGCCGAGCATCGCACGCAAGCCTACAGTTTCACCACCGCCACTGCCTTTTTCGCCTGCCTGCTCTCGATTGGGTTCGTCTGGTGGTTTGTCCACCGGCCGATGCGCGAACTGATGGTTGGGACCCTTAACCTGGCCCAGGGCCACTTCGACCATAGGATCGAAGTTCATTCCACGGACGAGATGGGGGTCCTGGCGACCTCCTTCAACGAGATGGCCGCGGAACTGGAGGAAGCCCATTCCGAACTCACCCGCTGGGCGCATACGCTGGAAACGCGTGTGCAGCAGAAGACCGCGGAGCTGGAAACCGCCCACAAGGGACTGATCCATACCGAGAAGATGGCCTCCCTGGGCCGCCTGGCCGCCACGGTGGCGCATGAGGTGAACAATCCGCTGTTCGGCATGCTCACCTATGCCCGCCTCACCCTCAAGGACCTGAGGAAGCCGGATCTGGACGAAGCCACGCGCCAGCGCATGACCGAGAGCCTGCAGGTGATTGAACGCGAAAGCCGGCGCTGCGGGGAACTCATGAAGAACCTGCTGGCCTTCGCCCGGCAGAGCCCGCCCCAGCGCGCGCCTGTCCAGGTCAACATGGTGGTGGAGCGCGCCGTCACTCTCATCGCGCACCAGCTCGATCTTGCCCAGACTGTCCTGATCAAGGAACTCGATCCTTCGCTGCCTGAAGTGCAGTGCGACGCCGGCCAGATCCAGCAGGTGCTCATCGTGCTGGTCGTGAACGCGTCCGAGGCGCTGGGCAAGGGCGGAGAGATTCGGGTGATCACCGAAGCCGCGCCGGCGGGGCAGGGCATTGTGCTGCGTGTGAAGGACAACGGCCCGGGCATCCCCTCCACGATCCAGCAGCAGATCTTTGAGCCCTTTTTCAGCACGAAGGACAACCAGCACCGCACCGGCCTGGGCCTGGCCGTGGCCAAGGGCATCGTCGATCGCCACGGCGGCACGCTCGCCGTGCAGTCTTTGCCCGGACAGGGCGCTGAGTTTATCGTGCATCTGCCGCTGTGTGCGCCAGCGGAAACCCCCGGCGGCCCGGCTCCAGCAGCCAGGACAGCCGATCCAACATCGCAAGGAACGAATGTATGA
- a CDS encoding ribonuclease R family protein, whose amino-acid sequence MHRSDWQWENEILERFSTLPHGRSNYKHLVRELGLKGENRQALEDALDRLARKGSLIELKGGQYVLPRCTQEYAVGRLNMHRDGYGFVIPETQPLGLSGDVFLPPNSMGAAMHGDRVLARITRVQGGRAEGEIRKILRRAHPTVVGEFRVGRRQSFVVPHDSKLQKWILIPDGMELPQTGVNPDRIGAASLNLRGPEDLDGLIVNVEIVEYPDHADDYPVGRVVEVLGHPDDFGVDVEVTIRKHHLPNRFPPEVLEQAQNVPGVITQSELDGRRDFRGMEIVTIDGETARDFDDAVWVDRLENGHYALHVHIADVSHYVRPGTPIDLEALVRGTSVYFPDRAVPMLPLELSTEICSLKPQVDRLCMSALLEIDRQGEVVKQEFCRGVIRSVERMTYTNVHLLLEGDAAQRERYKDLVPKFELMKELALVLNKQRMRRGSIDFDLPEPLVVFDAQGVMTGIARTPRNIANRLIEEFMLAANEAVSGHLESHLDESIYRVHEVPDPQRVMEFEETASRFGYSLGIPAMPVKRYRQVDRKNDGRRILRVIERADDSFRVASKMYQKLVEKLEGKPEERILSYLMLRSLKQARYSTKNVGHFALAAKSYTHFTSPIRRYPDLLVHRLLGGLLDGRPAPIMGLPVMAEQSSDTERRAAEAERELMEWKKVKFMIDRVGEDFQGLVISTAKFGFFVELDDLFVEGLVPIDFLPGERWNFQENSRTIVAERSRKEIRIGDKVKVRLDRVDAVEKKLIFSIVVPGPPKGIKRKGGKGR is encoded by the coding sequence ATGCATCGAAGTGACTGGCAATGGGAGAACGAGATTCTGGAGCGGTTCTCCACTCTGCCTCACGGCCGCTCGAACTATAAGCATCTGGTGCGGGAGCTCGGACTGAAGGGCGAGAACCGTCAGGCGCTGGAAGACGCGCTGGACCGCCTGGCGCGCAAGGGCTCGCTGATTGAACTGAAAGGCGGCCAGTATGTGCTGCCGCGCTGCACCCAGGAGTACGCCGTGGGGCGGCTGAACATGCACCGCGACGGCTACGGCTTTGTAATCCCTGAGACGCAGCCGCTGGGGTTGAGCGGAGACGTCTTCCTGCCTCCGAATTCCATGGGTGCGGCGATGCACGGCGATCGCGTGCTGGCGCGAATTACGCGCGTGCAGGGCGGCCGGGCCGAAGGCGAGATCCGCAAGATTCTGCGCCGCGCGCATCCCACAGTGGTGGGCGAGTTTCGCGTCGGGCGGCGCCAGAGCTTCGTGGTGCCACATGACAGCAAGCTGCAGAAGTGGATCCTGATCCCGGATGGCATGGAACTGCCGCAGACGGGCGTCAATCCGGACCGGATCGGCGCCGCGTCGCTGAACCTGCGCGGGCCTGAGGATCTGGATGGCCTGATTGTGAACGTGGAGATCGTCGAGTATCCGGACCACGCCGATGACTATCCCGTGGGCCGTGTGGTGGAAGTGCTGGGCCATCCGGACGACTTCGGCGTCGACGTGGAAGTCACCATCCGCAAGCATCACCTGCCCAACCGCTTCCCGCCGGAAGTCCTGGAGCAGGCGCAGAATGTACCCGGCGTGATCACGCAATCCGAGCTGGACGGCCGGCGCGATTTCCGTGGCATGGAGATCGTGACCATCGACGGCGAGACAGCTCGCGACTTCGACGACGCCGTGTGGGTGGACCGCCTGGAGAATGGCCACTACGCGCTGCATGTGCACATCGCCGACGTCAGCCACTATGTGCGGCCGGGCACGCCCATCGACCTGGAAGCACTGGTGCGCGGGACCAGCGTCTATTTCCCCGATCGCGCCGTGCCGATGCTGCCGCTGGAGCTCTCGACGGAGATCTGCTCGCTGAAGCCGCAGGTGGACCGGCTGTGCATGAGCGCGCTGCTGGAGATCGACCGCCAGGGCGAGGTGGTGAAGCAGGAGTTCTGCCGCGGCGTGATCCGCAGTGTGGAGCGGATGACGTATACGAACGTCCACCTGCTGCTGGAAGGCGACGCGGCGCAGCGCGAGCGCTACAAGGACCTGGTCCCGAAGTTCGAGCTGATGAAGGAACTGGCGCTGGTGCTGAACAAGCAGCGCATGCGGCGCGGCTCCATCGACTTCGACCTGCCGGAACCGCTGGTGGTGTTCGACGCGCAGGGCGTGATGACGGGCATTGCGCGGACTCCAAGGAACATCGCAAACCGGCTGATTGAGGAGTTCATGCTGGCCGCGAACGAGGCCGTGTCGGGCCATCTGGAGTCGCACCTCGACGAGTCGATCTACCGCGTGCACGAAGTGCCGGATCCGCAGCGCGTGATGGAGTTTGAGGAAACCGCGTCGCGGTTCGGCTACTCGTTGGGGATCCCCGCCATGCCGGTGAAGCGGTACCGGCAGGTGGACCGCAAGAACGACGGCCGCCGCATCCTGCGCGTGATCGAGCGGGCGGACGACAGTTTCCGCGTGGCTTCAAAGATGTACCAGAAGCTGGTGGAAAAGCTGGAGGGCAAACCCGAAGAGCGGATCCTCAGCTACCTGATGCTGCGGTCGCTGAAGCAGGCGCGCTACTCGACGAAGAACGTCGGGCACTTCGCCCTGGCGGCGAAATCTTATACGCACTTCACGTCGCCCATCCGGCGCTATCCCGACCTGCTGGTGCACCGCCTGCTGGGCGGGCTGCTGGACGGCAGGCCTGCCCCGATCATGGGGCTGCCGGTGATGGCGGAACAGAGCTCGGATACTGAGCGCCGCGCGGCCGAGGCGGAGCGCGAGCTGATGGAGTGGAAGAAGGTCAAGTTCATGATCGACCGGGTGGGCGAGGATTTCCAGGGCCTGGTGATCTCCACCGCCAAATTCGGATTCTTCGTGGAATTGGACGACCTCTTCGTCGAAGGACTGGTGCCGATCGACTTCCTACCTGGTGAGCGCTGGAATTTCCAGGAGAATTCGCGAACCATTGTGGCCGAGCGCAGCCGCAAGGAGATCCGGATTGGCGATAAAGTAAAAGTCCGGCTGGATCGCGTCGACGCCGTCGAGAAGAAGCTGATCTTCTCCATCGTCGTACCCGGGCCGCCGAAAGGCATCAAGCGGAAGGGGGGCAAGGGCCGATGA
- a CDS encoding 4Fe-4S dicluster domain-containing protein, producing MSKAILYDSTLCVGCRQCEEACSTRWKLPYNEKIAAEEKISSHKLTTIRTFGEKFSRKLCMHCQDPACASVCPVAALQKTAAGPVVYDEDRCMGCRYCMVACPFQVPTYEWEARLPKVRKCDMCSDRVPGGGVTRCSEACAYGATITGNRDELIAEARKRIADKPKDYYPKIYGVEEVGGTSVLILASVPFDQIGYNTKVIKTALPALTWNALQHVPDVVVMGSVLMGGIHWISHRKEEVARKEGRS from the coding sequence ATGTCCAAGGCCATCCTTTACGACAGCACACTTTGCGTCGGATGCCGGCAGTGCGAAGAAGCCTGCTCGACCCGCTGGAAGCTGCCGTACAACGAGAAGATCGCGGCTGAAGAGAAGATCTCTTCTCACAAGCTGACGACAATCCGCACCTTTGGGGAGAAGTTTTCCCGGAAGCTCTGCATGCACTGTCAGGATCCCGCCTGCGCTTCGGTTTGTCCCGTCGCGGCGTTGCAGAAAACCGCAGCCGGACCCGTCGTTTACGACGAGGACCGCTGCATGGGTTGCCGCTACTGCATGGTAGCGTGCCCGTTCCAGGTGCCCACCTACGAATGGGAAGCCCGGCTGCCCAAGGTTCGCAAATGCGACATGTGTAGTGACCGAGTGCCTGGCGGCGGGGTTACCCGCTGCAGTGAGGCCTGCGCTTACGGCGCGACCATCACCGGCAACCGGGACGAACTGATCGCCGAGGCGCGGAAGCGGATCGCTGACAAACCCAAGGACTACTATCCGAAGATCTACGGGGTGGAGGAAGTGGGCGGAACCTCGGTTCTCATCCTCGCCTCTGTGCCATTCGATCAAATCGGGTACAACACCAAGGTGATTAAGACGGCGCTGCCCGCTCTCACATGGAACGCACTGCAACATGTGCCCGACGTGGTGGTGATGGGCTCGGTTCTGATGGGCGGTATCCACTGGATCTCCCACCGGAAGGAAGAAGTGGCGCGCAAGGAAGGACGGTCATGA
- the nrfD gene encoding NrfD/PsrC family molybdoenzyme membrane anchor subunit → MNNALRTYFWRGSFAIIMLVALYATFVRFYYGLGASTNLSDQFPWGIWVGFDVLCGVGLAAGGFTLAAIVHIFNLKAYKAVVRPAILTAFLGYLLVTVALMFDLGRPYRVWHPLIMWNPRSVMFEVGWCVTLYTSVLFLEFLPMVLEKLGLVKAHRVLKNVMLPIIILGVILSTLHQSSLGSVFLILPTKLHPLWYSPLLPVLFYVSAIATGLAMTIFESWHSAKAFGRQLEFPLVQKMTRVLAVVIAVYLTMRFLDLYHRGALSTLNNPGWERWLFGLEIVLMAVPMLMFFRERTRENPQAIYVGTVLFLLGFVTHRLNVSVTGLEASSGVHYVPKWTEISVTLAMVAFGFFVFRMAAHYLPVFEAEEHQPVPEVPVLEDRAYAHSLARGD, encoded by the coding sequence ATGAACAACGCCCTGCGCACCTATTTCTGGCGTGGCTCGTTTGCCATCATCATGCTGGTGGCGCTTTACGCCACTTTCGTGCGGTTCTATTACGGCCTGGGTGCCTCCACGAATCTGAGCGATCAGTTTCCGTGGGGCATCTGGGTTGGTTTCGACGTCCTTTGCGGCGTCGGGCTGGCTGCCGGCGGTTTCACGCTGGCCGCCATCGTGCATATCTTCAATCTCAAAGCGTATAAGGCAGTGGTCCGGCCCGCGATCCTGACGGCATTCCTCGGTTACCTGCTGGTCACCGTGGCGCTGATGTTCGACCTGGGCCGGCCTTACCGCGTGTGGCACCCGCTGATTATGTGGAACCCGCGGTCAGTGATGTTTGAGGTGGGCTGGTGCGTGACGCTGTACACTTCCGTCCTGTTCCTCGAATTCCTCCCAATGGTTCTCGAGAAGCTGGGCCTGGTGAAAGCGCACAGGGTGCTCAAGAATGTGATGCTGCCCATCATCATCCTGGGTGTCATCCTCTCCACGCTGCATCAGAGCTCGCTCGGCAGCGTGTTCCTGATCCTGCCCACGAAGCTTCACCCGCTGTGGTACTCACCGCTGTTGCCGGTTCTGTTCTACGTCTCGGCCATCGCGACCGGCCTGGCGATGACGATCTTCGAATCCTGGCATAGCGCCAAGGCGTTCGGCCGCCAACTGGAGTTTCCGCTGGTACAGAAGATGACCCGCGTTCTCGCCGTGGTCATCGCCGTCTACCTCACCATGCGCTTTCTGGATCTGTACCACCGCGGCGCACTTTCGACCCTGAACAATCCCGGCTGGGAGCGCTGGCTCTTCGGTCTGGAAATTGTCCTCATGGCCGTACCCATGCTGATGTTCTTCCGCGAACGCACCCGCGAGAACCCGCAGGCGATCTACGTCGGCACGGTTCTGTTCCTCCTGGGTTTCGTGACGCACCGGTTGAACGTCAGTGTCACCGGCCTGGAAGCCTCTTCCGGAGTGCACTATGTGCCCAAGTGGACCGAGATTTCGGTCACCCTGGCCATGGTCGCCTTCGGGTTCTTCGTCTTCCGCATGGCGGCTCACTACCTGCCCGTGTTCGAAGCCGAAGAGCACCAGCCAGTGCCTGAAGTTCCCGTGCTGGAAGACCGCGCCTACGCGCATTCACTCGCCCGGGGAGACTGA